A genome region from Pan paniscus chromosome 17, NHGRI_mPanPan1-v2.0_pri, whole genome shotgun sequence includes the following:
- the TTR gene encoding transthyretin: MASHHLLLLCLAGLVFVSEAGPTGTGESKCPLMVKVLDAVRGSPAINVAVHVFKKAADETWEPFASGKTSESGELHGLTTEEEFVEGIYKVEIDTKSYWKALGISPFHEHAEVVFTANDSGPRRYTIAALLSPYSYSTTAVVTIPKE; the protein is encoded by the exons ATGGCTTCTCATCATCTGCTTCTCCTCTGCCTTGCTGGACTGGTATTTGTGTCTGAGGCTGGCCCTACG GGCACCGGTGAATCCAAGTGTCCTCTGATGGTCAAAGTTCTAGATGCTGTCCGAGGCAGTCCTGCCATCAATGTGGCTGTGCATGTGTTCAAAAAGGCTGCTGATGAGACCTGGGAGCCATTTGCCTCTGG GAAAACCAGTGAGTCTGGAGAGCTTCACGGGCTCACAACTGAGGAGGAATTTGTAGAAGGGATATACAAAGTGGAAATAGACACCAAATCTTACTGGAAGGCACTTGGCATCTCCCCATTCCATGAGCATGCAGAG GTGGTATTCACAGCCAACGACTCCGGCCCCCGCCGCTACACCATTGCCGCCCTGCTGAGCCCCTACTCCTATTCCACCACGGCTGTCGTCACCATTCCCAAGGAATGA